TCCTGCCTGCCGACGTGACCCTGTTCTTCAATGTCGCGATCTCGCGTTGTACGCTCGCGATGGCGTCTTTGACTCTGTCCAGCTCGGCAAGCACCTCCCGATCGCTCGGGTCCTTCTCATCGAAAAGGGAGATATCCAGTGCGCTCAGCGCGGCCTCCTCCCGGGCACGATCCAATGTCTCCACGATTCGTGCGACATCTTCCACGACATGGGCCAGCTCGCGGTTTTGACGTTGCCGGCGTTGATAGGCCTTGAGCGTCGCGGCATGGTCGGCACTTGCGAAGACAGCGAGCTTGCGCGTGAGATCGGCCAGTTCCCCCTGCAGCCTGGAAACGGCCTTACGCCTCTCGGTCAGCTCCCGTTCCTTGGCGCGCAGGGCGAGAAACCGCACCTCGAACTCGCGCCAGCGACGGTCCCACTCGGAGCGATTCACCTCGCGCGCTTCGTCCACGATGCGTCGCAGCCCCGCCTCGTTCTCGGAGAGAGAGAACACCTGCTTTTGGCTGAAGATGCGTACCGGAAAGCGCTGAATGATATCGCCGGCTTCGGCCTGCCAGCCGCCATTCGGCTGCTCGCTCTCGATCGGGGCCAGCGTCCCCGCCTGATTCCACTGCAGCCGAAAGCGCGTGCCGTCTTTCAAATAAAAAACGCGAACCTCGGTCTGATCGGTCAAGGCGCCGCGGTCGTCACGGCTGCGCGGCACGCGGTAGAAATCTTCAAAATCTTTGGCCACATTGCCTGTGAGTTCCTTGTCCCGACGCAATCCGATTCGCAGGAACTCGACGATTGTGGATTTCCCGGTTCCACGTCCGCCAATCAGTGTGTTCAGCCAGGGATTAAAGCGAAGAATGAGCGGCGCTCCGCGTCCGCAGACTCGTGCATTGGAAATCTCGACTCCTTCGATGAGCTGCTCGGCGTGCCGGTCGGGATCGGCCGGCTGCCGATCGCTGCGCCGAATGGACAGCGGGGCTCCATCGAGCAAGGCGAGCCGAAGTCCTTCGAACGAAGGGGTCCCCATCTTGATCCAAGTGAAATGTGAGCCCGGAAACCGTGCGCCGGCTTGGCCGTTCGGATGATGGGAGTCCGAACCAAGGACTTCGGACAAATGGAGACTATTCCGAAGACCGCCAGGCTTTGGAGCCATCGGATCGCAGATTTCAACTCCGATCAGCTCGGAGGAACAGAGCAGTTGATCGAGCGAGAGGCCTTGCAGAACACTGAACGCACCTTTCGGCCCGTCCGCATGAGCGAGGATCGGTAAGCCACCTTCAGCCGCGATGGCCTTGATCACCTCGAGTGATGACAGTGGAGAAACCGCGTTGGACGTGCCCTCTGTCCCTTGCGGAAATTTGATCGCCCCGAGCAGATGGGTGACAGTGTTGCTGCTGGCATTTAAATCGAAGATCGCAAGGATGTGCACGCCGCCGTTGGCGGCCACTTCCACTCCTGGGAACAGAAACAGGGGGCGGTACTCTGGATGGTGGTGCTGTTGAAGCTCCTCAAGCGCCTGCTTGAGGCGATCGATCCAGGCGCCGCTGTTGTGATCGGTCACAGCGACGCAATCAATTCCTGCCCGCATAAAGCCAAGGAGCCAGTCCTCCGGCGTGAGGTTTCGCAAGGCGGCCTGGTTGTTCCCCCTGCCGTAATCATCGGAGGCAGGGGTGTGGGTATGAAAATCAAACTTCCACCAGCGGGCGCCTGGAAAGTTCCATGTCATCGCGGAGCCTCATGGGGTAAATGGTGAACCGCTTTGGTTATTGTTCTCGCATTATCCTCTTGCATATGATGAAATGCAAGATTTAATTGCTGCGTGGTCAGGCAGGGACGGTCGACTCGAAAACCAGTTCAGAAATGGCCGAACTCGGTTCACTGACCCAACGCGGCATCCCCGCACCTACGTCAACCTTTGGAACTGCGATCCCTTCCATAGTGACCCGTGTTTTCGGCCGCTCGCGGGAGCGATGTCTCCGATTCCGGGATCGAATATTTCTGTTGTTCGACGGCGCCCGTTTCCTGGTTCCATTCCGTCACGCGTTGCTGAAGATACGCGTAAAACGCCGGGCGTTTGCGGGCGAAGACGGGAAAGGTGGAGAGGATGTAGGCGAGGTCGTCAGCGGTGAGGCCATAGGCTTGGGCGACGGCCCTATTGGCCTGCCAGACAGCCTCGAAGTACGCGGGATCGCTGGTCCAGTCAGTGCCGCCGTCGGCGGAAGGGGTGGCGATTGCGGGGATTGACCGGCAGTCGGCGAGCGGTGGAACCGCGACGCGGGAAACATGGGATAAGCTGACGGTAGAACTTACACGAAACCTCAGCAAAAAATCGAAGGCGATGGAATTCAGTACGGAGCATGCAACTTCCAATGAAAAATCATCGAAATTGCTGATAAAAAGCTTGTGATTAGCGCACGATTTTGCCGGGAGAATAGCGGCAATGCAGGTGCGCATGTCGGTGTTACGGGCGACTTCCCGGAAGACGAGCTTGGGGCCAGGGCTCGGCGGCTTGCCGTATTTCTTCTCCACCGCTTCGAGGCTGACCCATCGCTCAACGGGCTTCAAGTCCACGATGAACTGCTCAATCTGCTTGCCTTCGTAGAGCGGCCAGAAACCCTTCTCGGCCATGGCCGCCCGTACGTCGGCAAAGGGGATGGACCGATTCGCCGGCCAGTCGAGGCCGCAGACTTCACGCGGCGTGTACAGTCTTCCATCCGGCCTCGTCCACAGGTCTCGGTCGTTGGTCATATTAAACTCGGTGTAGAACCGCACGTTCCAGGCGCCGGGGCCCTGGTCGCCGAGGAGGGGGCGGGGCGTTTGCCCGGGGAGCAGGCCGTACATCTTGAGCACCAGCTCCCGGTCGCGCTCGCCGCGGTATTCCAGCAAGGCGAGGGTGCCGGGGGAAAGCCGCTCGATCTCCAAACGGCGGATGAGCACTGCCACGCCCGACGGCGGGCCGGAATCGAGTTCGTCCAGATCGTGGCGCATGAAGGTGGCGAGAAATTCGCTGTCCCCAGGGGCTGCCGCGCGCTTCTCCGCCACCAGGCAGACAAACTTGTAGCTGGAGTGAATGTTGAAAATCTTTTTCCGGTTCTCAAACCCATAGAACCGCTCGATCGTCATCGCGTCGAGCAGAAGATACCGCAACCCCGTGCAGCCTTCGTTGTTGTAGATCGCGCTCGGCACGAGATACCCGAGCCTCCCGCCGGGCTTGAGCACCTGCGTGGCCCGTTCGACGAAGAACTTGAAAAGGTCCTGGTGCCCCCCAGTAGTACGTCCGTTAATTTCCCATTCTGCATAGTGGAAGTCACCGCCTGCCTTCAAACACTGTGCAAGCGTTTTCAATCTCTCGCTATACTTCTCGAATTCGCTCTCGAGCGTAGGCTGCGCGCCGTGCAACTCGCGAATCCGGACATCGAGTTCGCCACCGGTGTAAGCCCGGATGAGCACATCGGCCCGGCCGTAGAACTCTTTCCGATCCGGCAGGACCTTCTCCCACGGCGGGTTGCCCAGCACGCAGTCGAAGCCTCCACCCCCACCCTTATCCTCCCCCGCTGGGCGAGGGAGGGATGAGGCTGAGGCAAACACCTCGGGGAACTCCAGTTCCCAATGGAAAAAGCGCTCGCGCTCGCGGACCCGCTGGAACTCCGCCCACCAGGGGAACGTTCGGGCGTCGGCCTCCAGGTCGGCTGACGACATGAGGATGGGGAATGCTGCCCAAATCTCCGGGATGAAGGCCGCTGCCGAGCGGAGATCGAGCAGCAACCGCGCCGTCTGTGTCGCTGCGTCGGCTCGCCGCAGCCGATCTTCCTTGTAGGCGAACTCCTCCGGCGTGTCCGCCCTGACCTCCGGCGGAAGCGGGGCATCGATCAGTGTGCGCTCTGCCAACGCTTCGGCGAGTCGCCGTTTCAGTTCCGATTCAAAGAGCCCCAACGTGCGCCGGTCGGAGGCCTTGCCCAGCTTGGGATGCGGGGGCTGGGCAAAGTTCGCCAGGGAGCTGCCGAGCAGAGAGTTTCCGCAGCGGATGTGGTGGGCGAAGAACGAGAGCGGCCGGTCTCCGGCGAGCGACTCGATCCAGAGCGCCACTTGCGCCAGTTGCACCGCGGCGGGATTGAGATCCACGCCATAGAGGCAATGCTCGACGATGCGTCGCTTGCACCAGGCCGGGCCTTCCTCTTCCCACCGCCGGCGCACCTCGCCCGAGAGCCTCCGGTCCGGATAGAAGGCCGGAGGGGGATCGCCGTGGCCCTCGCGACAATAGGCCTCGAAGAGATATCGACCGAGAAACCGGGCCGCTCCGACCAGGAAGTGTGCCGAGCCGCAGGCGAGATCGATCACTCGGAGCTGCTCGATGTCCGCCGCCGTCTTCCCGGTTACCAGGGGCGTGAGGGCTTCGCGGACGAGATAGTCCACGATCGGCGTGGGTGTATAGTACGATCCGCTCGCCTTGCGGGCCGAGCCTGGCTTGAAGAAGAAGTCCCCGGCTTCGAGGCGGCGCAGAAGCTTGAGAACCGCGCCGCGTTTGACGCCTTTCTCGGCTTCTTCCTCGCGGTCTTCGTCTTCATCCTCGGTGGCTTCCTCTTCGCCTTCCTCGCCGTCCTCACTCGCACTCTCCTCATCCTCCGACGCCATGTCCGGGTGCAGCCGTGCGGCCTCCGTGCCCTCCACGATCGCCGCGTCACCCTTGACTGTGAGCGATTTCGTCTCGACGAGCCGGACCACTTCGGCCGGGGCCAGAACAAAATCCCGACCTTGGACCCGGCACTCGATCATCGTGTCGGTAGCCTCGGCCGGCTCATATTCCAGAAGCCCCTGGTATACGTTGCCGAGTTGTTCGATGTCGAGTTCGCGGAACGAGACCCGCTCACGTCCCACGCCTCGTCGCGGGGTAGTGGTCGCGAGGGCGAGCAGGACGTGAGCAGTCGCGCGATCGTCGAGCCTCAATCGTCGCAACAGACGGCCTTCTGGGGTCTCCTCGCTGAAGAGGTGGCCGCCGCGTGGCGGCATGTTGTCCAACTCCGGGAGGTGCGGCGCAATGCCTTCGTTGAAGATGCGAAAGAGGGCGAGGAGTTGCGCCCAGAGGCCGTACCGGTTGGCGGGAAGCGCCTCAATCGGCGCGCGCAGTACCCGCGTGATCATGCTGTCGAGCGAATAGTGTTTTTGATAGAACTGGTGCTGGGACAGTCGCTCGTCGCGCGCTTCGGCATAGAGGATGAAGAGCAACCGGTAAAGCGCCAGAAACCCGGCATCCCGGAGATCCGGCAGCGAGGGCTGAGCGGTGAACGCCGCGGGCCTCGTGCGCACATCGGTGAGAAAGCCACCGACGATCCGCTCGGCCGCCTCGAAGACAGCCTGTTTCAGGTCATCGGAGACTGTGGCGCTGTGGCGACGGCTCTCGGCTTCGAGCCGATCGATCGGTCGCGTGCCGTCCGCGCCGCATAGGAAATTCGGCGCGGACAGGAGGCGGTGCAGGACCTGGAGCGAGTCCACGTCTTCCTGCTCGACCAACGTAGCCAAGTGTACGTCCAGAGCTGCCCCGCGCGCGCCCAGGCCGGGACGGCGGATCAGTCGTAACACCTCCGGCGTGAGCACGAAGCCATAGTCTGCTCGCCACCGCCCGAGCGCCTCTTCAAGGGCGCGCCGAGTTCGTGATTCGTCGAGCTGTTCGTGCTCGGGAAGGAGATAGACCGTCGCAACGACCACCGCTTCCGTTCCCTGACCGGCAGCGAGCGGCCGCAGGCGAGGCTCCTCGTTGTTCTCTCTCAGGGCAAAGCCCAAGACCTCTTCGAGCAGGGGCCTGGCGAAGCGCTCGCGGAAGCGTGTGATCTCCGGTGCCTCCCAGCCATTGACCGCTTCCACCAACCGGCGCAGGCGATCCAGGAGTTTTCGCGCTTGTGACGGGGTGAGTCGCGTACTGTCCCGCCCACAGCCGGCCGACAGTGTGCCGAGCCAGTAGTCGGAGAAGAATCCTCGCCGATTGTGGATCGAAACCAGAGCCATCGTCAGACCCGGGGAAATACAAGCAGCACGCCAAGCGCCTGCGGCTCGGCCGGCTCGGGCACAGTGGCGAAGCGGGTGATTTCTTCGAGTCGTTGCCGATAATGCGTTTCCACCGCTGCGCGCCTGGCCTGCCAGTTCGTCGCTGCGTGGCGGAACAGCTCCGTCTGCGCTCGCGCACCAGCTCGCTCCTCCTGTTCCTGCTCGAGAATTTCGGCCAACCGGTCCGTTCGATACTTCTCGGCTTCTTCCCGGAGCACTTGTGCGAGGTGGGCTCGCTTAGTCTGTTCCCGAGCCACCACCTGGCGGATATAGCGGCGCGCCTCCTCCGTGGCTTGTCCTTGCAAGGCCGCAAAGTTGTGCGCGAAGACTTGCTCGCAGTCGTTCCAGGGTACTTCGCCGGCCGGCGTGTCCTCCCGATCGTCAAGCAATGTTCGCGCAATGGTCTGGTCGAGCACCTCGCCTGCTGCCGTGATCGCGATGCCGAAGACCGCTCCCTTCGGATGGCTCTGGCGTTCGTGAAAGGTGAACAGGGCCAGCGGCGTGGTGGCGATGGGATGGCGGCGGACCGCGATCCGCGCGGCGAAGTGGTTACGCGTGGGTTCGAGGGTCAGCTCCTGCCAAGCGTGCTCAGCGATAGCCTGCGCCAGCGGATGCAACCGATGGACGAACTCGACTTGATCGGCGGGATATCGCACGGCGACGGAACGCCGGAAGGTGGCGCAGTCGTAGCGGGGCGCCACACCCGGTCCTTGCAAGTGGCGCGGGACGTCAATCCTCCAGGTGTCAGGGATCGTGCTGGGCCGGAGATGGGGGCGAAGCACCTCGCGTATCACCCGTTCGAAGGCGAGGTCGTCTTCGATCAAGGGATCGGCCGACACCGTATCGGCACAGGGCAGCGTGGGCTCGTCCGGCGCCTGTCCCAGCAGGAGCGGTGCGAGCTGGGTGCTGAATTCGTGCTGCTTGGTTTCGAAGAGGCGCATCAGGGTATCCCCCTTGCGTGCGCCGTCTTCGGCCGAGGCGATGCTCCCGAGCAGCTCCTCGAGACGGCTGCCTTCGAGAATGCCCAGAATGTCGGGCGTGGAGACGCGATCGTCGTGCATGGCCGCGATGCGCTGGACCAGCCGGTCGAGCACTCGGTCTTCGGGCGAGTCGGGGTAGAAGAGATAGCGAATGATCGGCGCTCTGGTCTGGCCGTGGCGATCGATGCGACCATTCCTCTGCTCCAGGCGGTTGGGATTCCACGGAAGCTCGACATGGTAGAGACGGCAGCAGCGCTCCTGCAGATTCAGGCCTTCGCTTGCGGCATCAGTGGCCAGCAAGACCCGACAGCCCGGTTCACGAAAGCGGGCGATGCGTTGCCTGCGCTGACGAGCACTGAGATCGCCGACCAGGACTGCGTAGGCATTTTGCAGCAGAGGATGAGCGTCGAACGCCTCCTGCAATGCGGCAAGTGTGTCACGGTACTCGGTAAACACGATGGCCTTTTCGCCTGGAACAGGGAGCACGTCGCGTTCGAGGTCGGCGATGAGCGCCACGATCTTGGGATCCGGTCGGCTAGCGACACGATCGAGCAGGTTCTCAATAGTCTTGAGTTGCCGTTTCTCCGCGTTGCGCCGACGCGCATCGCGCGAGAGCGCTGTCCGCAGAACACGCAGGGCCGTGCGCTCGGCCTGGCTCTCCGCCAGGGGTAGATCGCTCTGGAGTTCGCGCAGCTCCGAAGGCTTGGGCGGGTCTTCGTGTTGTCTTGCTGCAAGGGCCTTCAGCCGGTTTGCCACCGTCTGTTTCAGCGCGGCACGACTTGACAGCATGCGTTTCTTCACAATCTGCATCGCGAACGATACAAGGTCGGCTTCCTCTGAGCCCTCGGCGGATTTGATCGTTTTCGCACAGTACTCCGTCACGAGGCGGAACATGTCGCGTTCCTCGTCAGTGAGATTTCTCACCTCGATTCGGCCCACAGGGTGGCGCACCGGGAAGGCGGGCACGACCCTGCCATCCGAGGTCGTTTTGACGATTTGCGGCTTGAGACGACGGATCATCGTGCGTGCGATACGCCGCTGCACGTCCTCGGTGCGACCGTGGAGGGTGGCTTCGGCGGGCTCGACGAGTTCCAAGAGCGAGCGGAAGCTGTGTCGATACCCGTTGTGGGGAGTGGCCGTGAGCAGGAGCAGCGTGCGCGAGGCGTTTCGCAGGTTGGGACCCAGACGGGTGCGCGCCGTCGAATAGGGATTCGCGGGGGTGCCGGATTCCGCAAGGTAATGTGCCTCGTCCACTACAATGACATCCCACGGATGGGCCAGCGCCGCTGCATGCACATCGCGGCGCTTCAGATATTCGGTCGAGGTGATGACACGGTCGAAATAGGCCCAAGGCTGCACGCCCTCCGACACTGCGGTTTGGGCACGGTCGAGCGCCGCCGAGTTCTCGATGGGTTGGAACTCCAACCCGAATTTGTCCCACATTTCGTCCAGCCACTGGGGAATCAGCCCGGGAGGGACCACGAGGAGAATCCGTTTGCCGATCCCACGGGCGATCAGTTCCAGCAGGCAAATCCCCGCTTCGACGGTCTTGCCGAGGCCGACATCGTCAGCGATCAGCAAACCGCGCCGTGGTCCGGCGAGCAGCCGCGCAAGCGGCGCGAACTGATAGGGCTCCGGTGAAATCCGTGCGGCAACAAACGCCGCATACTGCCCTGGGGGTGGAGATTGGAGGGTGAGCGCGTGATGAAGCGTCAGCCAGTGACTGAACGGGGTGAGGGAGCGGCGATCGAGCGTCGGCTCTGGCTCAATAAGTGGTTCAAACTCGTCCGGTGGGCACAGTGCTTCGATGGTCTCTCCGCTCGCAGGATCTTCTAATCGGAGCAAGATACGGTCACCAAGAACGGCATTGCTGCGCACACACCATCTGGAACCACGAAGATAGACGGATGTCATGGGGACTCGATTATCTGTGACCCATCAGAGGAGATGACCAGGTCTTTTTCATCAACGCGGTTTGAGCTTTAACGGATGTTGGAGCGAATCCGTAGTTTAGAGAAGCCGGCGATCCGAGTCTATACGGTCACAATGTCGGCCTTCTGCTATCCGATGCCACAGCCGAGGGCATCACGGGTGTACGCACGGGGACCCCTATGTTCCTGGCTTAGTGCTACTGCGCCATCTCTGTGGGGCCTAAGAAGGTGGTTCCTTTTCGCGAACGTTCTTTCCAGGGATGGGTTCAGCGTGCTACAAACATCTGGAGACTCGTTGTCAACCGATCGCGCGGCTGCGCGTTTGACAGGGCAGCAGTCGGAGCAGTCCACCCCTAACCAGGAGGCAATCATGAAGAGTCTGATTGTGGGCGTGTCGGCGGGGTTGGTGTTGGTCGGATCGGTGGCCTTTGCGGAGAGCGAGACACCGGGGATCGACCGGCGGCAGGCCAATCAGGAACAGCGGATCGACCAAGGCGTCGCCAGCGGGCAATTGACCGAGCGCGAGGCGGCCAGGTTGGAACGGCAGCAGGATCGGATCAATCGCATGGAGGACAGGGCCAAGTCCGATGGGGTCGTGACCAAAAGGGAGCGCGCCCGGATCAAGGCCGCGCAGGACCGCGCGTCCCGCGACATTTTCCGCGAGAAGCACGACCGCCAAGGTGCTCGGCATCGGTAATGGAAAATAATGTGGAATGAGGAATTCCTCATCCGTCGGCGCTCATGACTTGAGTCACGAGCGCCGACTTGTTTTCTAGCCTGCAGTATTCACGAGGATTCGTGACGTTCCACCCGTTGCAACGGGAGCGCACTGGGTACCGGATACCCGGTAGATGCGTCGTGAGACGGGCAAGCGCAGTCACGAGGGAGGGAAGCGTACCGGGGACCCGTTGCCAAGCTTCATGCAACGGGTGGTCAATACGTTGACCGACTGAGTGGCGAGCACGCCCGTCGGAACAGCGTATCGGGGTGCTCATTGCCCTGCTGTTGCAATGGGCCGAAGCCGTAGAAGCGTTCGTGAATAATCCGGGCTAGGCTTCCCGCGTCGCTTCCCGTCTCCTGTCGATATTGTTAGAATCCCTTGCGTGGATGTCGTCACCACCCACCTCAACGCCGATTTCGACGGCATGGCCTCTATGGTCGCCGCGCGCAAGCTCTATCCCGGCGCGGCGTTGGTCCTGCCCGGCGGCGCGCAGGAAACGGTCCGCAGTTTCCTCGCGGTGCATGATCTCGGCGTGACCCGCTTGAAAGATCTCGACCTGACGCAGGTCACGCGGCTGATCCTGGTCGATACGCAGGATCCGGAACGGATCGGTCCGCTGAAGGACCTCTGTGCGAAGTCGGAGGTCGAAGTGCACTGCTACGACCATCACGAAGCGGGAATCGACGACGCATCGGACACAGAAAAAGCGTTCCAGGCCCGGGTCGGACTGCGGGTCGTCGAGCCGGTCGGCGCGACGACGACCCTCATGATCGAGCAACTCCGAGCCAGGAATCTTCCGCTCACGCCGTTCGAAGCCACCGTGCTGGCGTTGGGCCTGTATGAAGAGACCGGCTCGCTGGCCTTTGTCTCCACGACGCCGCGCGATCTGGAAGCGGCGGCCTATGTCTTGCGGGCTGGCGCGGACCTGAACGTGGTGTCGGATACGCTGCGGCGCCCGTTGGACCCGGACCAGATCGCGCTGCTCAATGATCTGTTGCGTTCGAGCGAAACTTACTATCTGGAAGGCCGCAAGATCCTGGTCGCATCCAGCGCCTATGACCGGTACCGGGGCGATCTGGCCGGGCTGGTGCACAAGCTGGCGGAGTTGGAGGGGTTGGACGCGGTGGTCGCGGCCTTCGCGATGGAGGACAAGGTCCAGGTGATCGGCCGCAGCCGACGCCCGGAGATCGACGTGAGTTGGATCGCCCGGGAGTTCGGCGGGGGCGGACACGCGGTCGCCGCCGCGGCGAGCGTCAAAGGCAAGACCTTGATCGAGGTGAGGGAGCGGATCGTCCAGTTGCTCGCCGAGCGGTATCGCCCCACCCTGTTGGCGAAAGACGTGATGACCAAGCCGGTCAAGTCGATCGGCATGGACGCCACGATCGCCGAAACCGAGACGCGCATGACCAAGTACGGCGTCAACGTGCTGCCCGTGCTGGACGGAAAGGACCACTATCGGGGGCTGATCAGCCGGGAGATCGTGCAGAAAGCGCTGTTCCACGGATTGGCGGACGCCCGGGTCGAACAGCTCATGCAACCCGACGCCTATGCCGCTTCGCCGGACACGCCGTTCCACGAGATTCAGACCCGCATGATCGAGCAGAACCAACGATTTGTGCCGATCCTGTCAGGCAGCAAGGTGGTCGGAGTGATCACCAGAACGGACCTGCTGCGCGCGCTCCACGACGACGTCCTCGCCGGCGCGAGGCCCAGGGCGAAGGACGGAGAGCAGGCCATTGTCGGGACGATGCGCCGACGAAACGTCGGCGGGATGTTGCGAGCCAAGCTGCCGGCTCGTCTGGTGTCGTTGCTGAAGGAGGCCGGGGAACTGGCCGACCGGCTGGATGTGTCGGCCTACGTGGTCGGCGGGTTCGTCCGGGACCTGCTGCTCGGCATCGAGAACCTCGACGTAGACCTGGTCGTCGAAGGCGACGGCATCGCGTTCGCCCGCGCGCTGGCCCGCGCGAGCAGCGGCCGGGTCAAGGCGCACGAGCGATTCGGCACCGCCGTGGTGGTCCTGCCGGACGGGTTCAAGGTCGATGTCGCGACGGCTCGGACGGAATATTACGAATATCCGACGGCGTTGCCCACGGTCGAGCAGAGCTCGATCAAGAAGGACCTCTATCGGCGGGACTTCACGATCAACACCCTGGCGATCCGGCTCAATTCCCGCTCTTTCGGCCAGTTGATCGATTTCTACGGCGGCCAGCGCGACTTGAAGGAGAAGACGATCCGGGTTCTGCACGGCTTGAGTTTCGTCGAAGACCCGACGCGCGTCTTCCGCGCGATCCGGTTCGAACTGCGGTTCGGATTTCACCTGGGGAAAGAAACATCGGCGCTCATCAAGGGCGCGGTGAAGATGGACCTGTTCCACCGACTGTCCGGCCATCGGCTGCTCGACGAACTCAAATTGCTGTTCTCCGAACGGGAGCCGCGCCGCGCGGTGAGTCGGATGGCCGAATTGGATCTGCTGCGCTTCATCCACCCCAAGCTCGTCTGGTCCCCGCGGCTGGAGGAGTTGCTCGCCGGCGTGGAAGAAGCGCTGGATTGGTACCGGCTGCTCTATCTGGATCGACCGATGCACTCCTGGCTGGTGTCGATGATGGCGCTCCTGGAGGTGCTGCCGGCCCGCGCGGTCCGGGACCTGCTCAAGCGTTTCCCGTTCACGGAACAGGAAACCGAGAAGCTGAAAGCGGCGCGCTTCGCCCTGCGCG
The DNA window shown above is from Nitrospirota bacterium and carries:
- a CDS encoding CBS domain-containing protein, producing the protein MDVVTTHLNADFDGMASMVAARKLYPGAALVLPGGAQETVRSFLAVHDLGVTRLKDLDLTQVTRLILVDTQDPERIGPLKDLCAKSEVEVHCYDHHEAGIDDASDTEKAFQARVGLRVVEPVGATTTLMIEQLRARNLPLTPFEATVLALGLYEETGSLAFVSTTPRDLEAAAYVLRAGADLNVVSDTLRRPLDPDQIALLNDLLRSSETYYLEGRKILVASSAYDRYRGDLAGLVHKLAELEGLDAVVAAFAMEDKVQVIGRSRRPEIDVSWIAREFGGGGHAVAAAASVKGKTLIEVRERIVQLLAERYRPTLLAKDVMTKPVKSIGMDATIAETETRMTKYGVNVLPVLDGKDHYRGLISREIVQKALFHGLADARVEQLMQPDAYAASPDTPFHEIQTRMIEQNQRFVPILSGSKVVGVITRTDLLRALHDDVLAGARPRAKDGEQAIVGTMRRRNVGGMLRAKLPARLVSLLKEAGELADRLDVSAYVVGGFVRDLLLGIENLDVDLVVEGDGIAFARALARASSGRVKAHERFGTAVVVLPDGFKVDVATARTEYYEYPTALPTVEQSSIKKDLYRRDFTINTLAIRLNSRSFGQLIDFYGGQRDLKEKTIRVLHGLSFVEDPTRVFRAIRFELRFGFHLGKETSALIKGAVKMDLFHRLSGHRLLDELKLLFSEREPRRAVSRMAELDLLRFIHPKLVWSPRLEELLAGVEEALDWYRLLYLDRPMHSWLVSMMALLEVLPARAVRDLLKRFPFTEQETEKLKAARFALRGLLRRLAKQPPPRPAETTRLLTGLADETLIFIMAKDKSESVKRQISAYLTTYRHVKPWLTGRDLQGMGLKPGPLYRKILDALLDARLNGEVKTEAEERELAKRLAGCS